In the genome of Coffea eugenioides isolate CCC68of unplaced genomic scaffold, Ceug_1.0 ScVebR1_399;HRSCAF=1071, whole genome shotgun sequence, one region contains:
- the LOC113758214 gene encoding exocyst complex component EXO70B1-like, with translation MDLTKDPLPICSENKVNFDHVQASQIPSSQLKLQFLDVLFNPKYTIGADQFLKSSNNSVYLSASITDSSTITLHYEDYEGHHAVFSEEGIKTLRCIAATLSSRSELADCVQMYTEHRKDVVNLVYVRLREKLKVETVCVFMFSDELSEKTQRWIQVAKICVGTIFGIEKCFYEQIFGDLGSFEDSATNGFVYIIKGTAAELLVFPDSLLARGRLPQRSDILLPLYHELANLIPHLMAYFDQDVCPAKAICNFATKIMLRLKQQMTNILSTTEKQVLCELSTRPFPGGGIHPLTKYIIHHIEQIYVHMESLTELVARPQGSNDDRDPPEVPGSQEKDKGLIPLKSHLARVIQALLYNLKFKSNFYGQESLRCLFVMNNVSSVSEMIKSSKELEELIGTHLQMKLREKVELAKTDYFHRSWGEICTFLKGEGLKSHLNCDFFPGRSTRAVKKKFKTFNRMFEDILQTQERWMVPDQQLRMKLLECILAKLIPAYNHFLERLSRVHKVKRVSEYIKYSVKDLETKVLEMFQNKY, from the coding sequence ATGGATTTGACAAAAGATCCACTCCCAATTTGCAGTGAAAACAAAGTCAACTTTGATCATGTGCAGGCTTCCCAAATCCCCTCTTCCCAACTCAAGCTCCAGTTCCTAGACGTATTATTCAACCCCAAGTACACCATAGGTGCAGATCAATTCTTGAAGAGTTCGAATAATTCAGTGTATCTTTCAGCTTCCATTACAGATAGCTCCACCATCACATTGCACTACGAAGACTACGAGGGCCATCACGCAGTCTTTAGTGAAGAAGGTATAAAAACTCTTAGGTGTATTGCAGCAACGTTGAGCTCCAGAAGTGAATTGGCTGACTGTGTTCAGATGTATACCGAGCATCGAAAGGATGTAGTCAACCTGGTATATGTGAGGCTCCGTGAGAAATTGAAGGTAGAGACAGTCTGTGTTTTTATGTTCTCGGATGAGTTGAGTGAGAAAACCCAACGGTGGATACAAGTAGCCAAGATTTGCGTAGGCACCATTTTTGGAATAGAGAAGTGTTTCTATGAGCAAATTTTTGGAGATCTGGGATCATTCGAGGATTCTGCTACTAACGGTTTTGTGTACATAATAAAAGGGACTGCAGCTGAGTTGCTTGTGTTTCCAGACTCTCTATTAGCCAGGGGCCGATTGCCCCAGAGATCAGACATTTTGTTGCCCTTATATCATGAACTAGCCAATCTAATTCCACATCTTATGGCATATTTTGACCAAGATGTATGCCCAGCGAAAGCCATCTGCAATTTTGCCACTAAGATTATGCTCCGACTGAAAcagcaaatgacaaatatcctttCTACTACAGAGAAACAGGTTCTTTGTGAGCTTTCAACGAGGCCATTTCCTGGAGGAGGAATTCACCCCTTGACTAAGTACATAATTCATCATATTGAGCAGATTTACGTTCACATGGAATCCTTAACTGAGTTGGTGGCCAGACCCCAAGGTTCCAATGACGACCGAGATCCTCCAGAAGTACCGGGTTCACAAGAAAAGGACAAAGGGCTAATTCCCCTAAAGAGCCATCTTGCTCGAGTTATCCAGGCTTTACTGTATAACTTGAAATTCAAGTCCAACTTCTATGGACAAGAATCTCTGCGTTGTTTGTTCGTGATGAACAATGTTAGCTCTGTTTCTGAGATGATTAAAAGTTCCAAGGAGTTGGAAGAACTTATTGGCACTCACCTGCAGATGAAATTAAGAGAAAAAGTGGAGCTGGCAAAGACTGATTATTTCCACAGAAGTTGGGGCGAAATCTGCACTTTTTTAAAGGGTGAAGGATTAAAATCACATTTGAACTGTGATTTCTTTCCTGGAAGGTCTACAAGAGCTGTGAAAAAGAAGTTCAAGACCTTCAATCGTATGTTTGAAGATATTCTTCAGACTCAAGAAAGATGGATGGTACCAGATCAGCAGCTGCGGATGAAACTTCTTGAATGCATATTGGCTAAGCTGATTCCGGCCTATAATCACTTTCTTGAGCGGCTAAGCCGAGTACACAAAGTGAAGCGTGTGAGTGAGTACATAAAATATTCTGTCAAGGACTTGGAGACCAAGGTGCTGGAAATGTTTCAGAATAAGTATTGA